A stretch of Brevinematia bacterium DNA encodes these proteins:
- the sixA gene encoding phosphohistidine phosphatase SixA, with protein MERVIFLVQHGEAKSESEDPERHLNEVGKEETRKVGILLSKTPLRPSLIVHSGKARAKETAEILAELLKPERGVVEGENLSPLDDPLTWAKRLENEDKIMIVGHLPYLSKLTSLLLVGDQNVEVVKFRYSSCLVLAKEDKFRIKLFVTPEVEK; from the coding sequence ATGGAGAGAGTAATATTTTTGGTTCAACATGGTGAAGCGAAGTCTGAGAGTGAGGATCCTGAGAGACATTTAAATGAAGTTGGCAAAGAAGAGACTAGAAAGGTTGGTATTCTGCTTTCTAAGACACCTTTAAGACCAAGTTTAATAGTCCATAGTGGTAAAGCGAGAGCAAAGGAAACGGCGGAAATACTAGCAGAGCTATTAAAACCCGAGAGAGGCGTTGTTGAAGGAGAAAATCTATCTCCTCTTGATGATCCCTTAACTTGGGCTAAGAGACTTGAAAACGAAGATAAGATTATGATAGTAGGACACCTGCCATACTTATCAAAATTAACATCTCTACTTCTAGTGGGCGATCAGAATGTGGAAGTGGTTAAGTTTAGGTACTCCTCGTGTTTGGTTCTTGCTAAAGAAGATAAGTTTCGCATAAAACTGTTTGTAACACCTGAAGTTGAGAAATAA